CTCATTGACTCATGTcaatgaaaacaaggtagatttagaaaccactaatccaagtcaaaAAGTTACGGTGCCCTGTCATAGTtggagggtttctcggaacccggTACCTATGAAATGGATAGTGAAAACCACAagctggttggggacacaagtaacaatgatctgtTGGCCTTTAAACATGCAATGGGTAAGTTTGAAATGGATCTTTGactcgaagccaagtaccaggaaataGAGTCTAAGTACTTTAAATTTGTCtaagatcttgtagatgtgccattggactttaggcccatgtggtgcaagtggatctataagaagaagagatgagCTGATGAAAAGGTCGAGACATATAAGGCTTGACTCGTGGCATAGAGAGAAAGtttacttagagaaaactttttctccggtagccatgttaaaattcatttagtatactcttatccatagccacaactcttgattaagagataaggcaaatggacatcaaagaagcatttttaatggctatcttgatgagatcATTTACATGGATCAGTTAGAAGGATTTAAGGTAGTTGAACAAGAAAGTTggcaagctgagtaggtcaatctatggacttacaCAAGCTTCGCACCCCTGAAACTTAAGGTTAAATAGAAACACTAAGACCTATGATTTTGAACAAAATATAGTTGATCGTTGTGTTTAAAAACTTAGGGAAAAatacattgtggtgttcttaatcctttatgtagatgatatcttactcattggaaacagtGTCAAGAAATTATTAGACATAAAGAACTAGCAGGAAACGAAATTCCAAATTTCATTGTAAGCAAGTCATGTTCTTTGTATCCAGAACATGAGGGatagaaataactgaattttggctctaactcaagtattttggtgaggtgcttggtcgttactctataacaaattctaagaaaggatgtttagcttcttgacatggaatttattattctaagcagcagtctccacagactcctcaagttAAAGAAAATGTGTAACGAATTACTTATGCATTTGTAATTAGAAATCTAATatgcatgctatgttgtatgCTGTGACCCAAGATCTACTATGTAGTGGGAGTGGTAAGCAAGTGTTAGTAAAACTTTGGAAATGAGCAATAGATGGGGGtcagtatctttgatggactagagactatatgttagtcttttcatGTGGAACTTTtaacctgttaggctacacaaaTTCAGATTTTAAAttgatgttgatgacaagaagtctacttctgaaaaaacgtgtttactcttgggggtggagctatgatttggagaagtgatAAGTTGTCTGCCATCTTAGtagttgtgatttggagaagcgttaggctatctacaatttcagaatccaccttggaggttaagtacatagttgcgtctatggcgactaaggaaatagtctggctaaggaagttctatatGGATCTCGGtattattccataaatggatacaccactcattttgtctagtgacagtaatgaggcaataacaaatttgaaagaacctcaaagctacaaaagagcaaagcatatagagagaaagcacCACATTATCAAGGATGTGTGGCGAAAGCGTGATGTGAAGGTGACAAAGATAGCATTGGAAGAGAGTCtgtcatatccctttacaaagatataagccgagagcataattgtgaagcatgtagaatgaatGTTTTTTAGAAACatatcccatttgttttaaaagggaaagtgggagtttgttgggttttatgcctttataaaaccatatcggacatgtaacacaattttatattgtcgataaaagtagtagaagtcatttagtttgacaaaCATGTTGCTTGCTTGTGTTTATTACATgaatattgaaataatacaaacatttataaaaatctcgaaacatatggatagttacaattatagtaactatgtcacagtggattatagttgtaattattatgttcaaaagaacgagtcctaagattagatcagtgcattggattttcactaattagacaatctacaatatgatctacttactcATTCAGGTTGTGATGTCTTGTcaaaggcattgaccaagtagataagatcagatgtatttggttacgtCGGACTagaaccgatattgattattgttgataaataagtatcgttgttatcgaatctaatcaatgtcacaatgttgaccacatgttaagtcgatcttaattctgagtgataatatattttgctaattatattatttaaatcttttgacttgttcgttaccaacttaccctatggtctagcccatacttacattttggagatttagtagtgtaattgagtgggagtattattcatagatatgaaatctataacttctgtatgagaagtaaaaagatgatttccttaatttctttgttcaaaaggttaaatgattgagatttcatttatgtgattaagttcatgaaaatatcatttataaggaacttagtgagagttacggataaaatattgatgagagGTAAACCACTAATTTGCACCCATCTCATTAGTCAGTCTTCAATAGaagattgactgactgtaatggttatgacaatggataacgtatttatggtttgaaaaatactttctatgaattcaagagttcaattgcgaatctatagtggagtcatgaggaattagtaatgtagtgaaattattcgtaaataaattcacggtaacttattagagcttgatttcatggatctatggcccccgcatcacctttgagtaaatcatctagaatgtctcaattagttgatttaattatcaattaggatttttaaagttgactaagtcaattttggaaaatttacacatatgagatttagagaataaaagagaatctttgggtaaatttattaatattgataaattgttgtcaatataaataaataatattaaatcaagtttcaaattacaattagttaatttgaataaggatttaactaattaattaaaaaaaataaaaggttttgaattaaGGCCCAATTgatatttaaattcaaaacaaaaagattggGCCTAAGTCCATTTGTGGGGGCCTAaggattttattttttgtttattattttaattaatttaaatttaattttaaataaaacccATTAAGTTGCTTGTATAAATAATATAAGTcagtctcaattgattcattgtgtaagtgaaaacctagacaatctaatcctttcttggccactcattcttcttctcttctagatctctatctcaagtgttgagaactagcccacactagttctaggttgatcaaaggcttggtgaggaagactgtgttgctgatctaatTCAatatcttgataatactctgctagaGAAATTAATCaggggttagagagattgaaggaaggagttgttccagtactgctgtgtaatgtaagtttttactttactttgtattagtatcaatttcataggagcatgctCTAGAAATTTGCAGGTTTTTTTTGATAATATGttaattgcatgaaaataaataaagttcctGCAATATGAATTTCCTACAGAACTTATGTGGTTTAATCTAGGGTTGCACATCAACGGGTTTTAGGGTTGTCGGGTTCGGGTGCACGAAAATGGTATCGAACCTGTCCGATAcatttttggatttggagtatTTTTGGATTTCGAGTTTCGGGTCGAGTCGGGTTTGGTCAGGTTCTAGTTCGGGTTTGGCCCTTGAATGGGCTTTGACAacattttttgagttttttttttttaacttttgtcATGTATTTTTacgaaaataaaataatttacagcAACATTTCAACATTCAAAGACATAATTGTTGAATTGTTTTCTGTCTGACAAGTACTTTATTTCacccaaaaattataaaacaaaaatctataaaaaaatataacatcaaAGCATAATTTCGGGTTCCCTTTCGGATTTAACCCGAACCCACACACCATAAGAATTTTAAACCCGAACCTGAACCCGAATGTGTTTGGATCAGTTCGGGTGCACCTGAAATTTTCAGATTTTGGCTAAAATTGGATTTTGCAGGCTCGGGTCGGTCGGGTCAGTTGGGTTTTTAGATTTTGCGGGTTAAATGTTCAACCCTAGTTCAATCTAGAGTTTTGTGTTGTAGTCTACTCCACAAGGAAACAACCAAGAATGACTAGCAGTCTTTATAGATCAATGTAAATGTTACAACAATGGAGATTCACTCCTTACAAGTCTTTAGTTTCAAGTTAGGAAACTCAAAGATACAAAACAAAAgaactctctctttctctgaTAAAACCGAAGACAGTAAAACTTAACTATAGAAAGCTATAGTGACTGCAATATATAGCTGGGCAAACATCACATGAGTTAGCCAACTAACTTAATTAACTAAAGTCatttgaatataacaacatgcaGACTCGGTAAAGACTTAACTAACTGAAGCAACACAAGTAAATAAATAGTTAATGTTTTCAAAGTAGTGTGCAGTTTACTTTTTGGATTGGATTTATTGTATTAAATCAAgctaattttgaaggaaaaataAGCAATGATtcttattaatatataataatttttctaaTTACATTTCACAACCTAAATGGTAAGATAAAGAGtcccaaaaagaaaaagaaaaaaattacacaCAACAATGTGAAGGAATGAATGATGTGATTCATGGTTCAACGCAGTCTCCAGGCTGATTTTGTTGTTATAACCCTATGGTTTAGATGCATTATTATTGCTGGCAGACTGGCCCTGCTGGCTTTCTTGAGTTGagtcttttttcttcttcttcatttcccTCTGTCTACAGAACTTAGTCCAAGTTACAATCTCCAAAGTCAAAGTAGCCACACCCAAAGCCATAAGAACCGCAATGTAAGCCCATTTCCAGGTGGTGTCTGGCTTCAAAATGGCAATCCCTTGGAACATGTTTACAGCGATCGCTGCCAGCAAGGCATACCCCAGAAAATGATGGTACATGTCCCAATACTTCCTATAATCATCATGGGGTTTTGGCCTTAATCTTAATGCCAACATCTACAAAATTAAACCAACAAAAATATTATCTTTAACAAAGCAAAACAGCCTTAATGTCAGCTCACCACTAAACATGTAATCCCAATTCCAATAATAAATTATAGATAAAGTTTCGATGTACAAAATGAGAGCAGGACTAGTATGCAATATATCTCTATAGCTAGCTAACAATATTTGCTATTTGTAGCAAGTATGTGAGAAGGTTGACCTGCAAAGTGGTGAATGTGAAAATGAATATGCCAAGGAGTTGATGCGTTTTGAAAGAGTAATGCCTTGAAGCACGTCCGAGCCAAAGTCCAATGCCCCAACCAGCTGTGCCAAGTATGTACCCAACAATTTGGCACCCTAAGTGAAGACTGAACCAATTTCTCCATTCCACTGGAAATTTCCTGAAGTACCTCGCCACAATGACCCCAACAGGCAACAATATTCCCCAACCCACAATGTTCAAAATCCCATGAACCTGATCACGTAATACATAGCAAGACAAAGATCACTTGAGTTTCTAGGATTAAAAGActtcacacatatcatacataaaACTAGGAACTGAGAACATGATTTAGTCTCAATCTTTTAGCAAATCTAAGTAGAGGGTTTGAAGTTATCTCATGACTTTGTATAGAGCTGGCACACTTGACTTGAAAGAATTTTGAAACCATTGGTTGGGTTCAGTTCAAAACATCAAGAATCATGACAAAACAAAAAGTGGGCAGTGGCTAAAATTTGCTGTTTGGAGGTTCCAGAGTCTATAACAAGGCAATAATTGCATCTAAGGTTGAAATTGAATAAGTGCAAACAAAACCACTAGTACTCTTACTCAAGAAACCACAAGAGACAATGGGACAACGGGTTACAATACTCATGTTTAATTAATCAAAGTTATTATGACACTATTGATGTATTTAAaaagtgagaaaaaaaaaagagtcccAATTACCGTTCTAAGGTAACGCCGGTGGCGTCCAACGCCTTGAGAATCCCCACCATAAGTCAAATTCAAGGTCTCACTGCTGTCAAAATTCTGAAGAGAAAAAGAATGTGGTCTAGGCACTAACGTTTCACGATCAGCATCATAGCCAACTTGCCAAACATGGTTCAGCATTTTAACATTGTAAGCCTGAGTATCAAGTACAAGTGTCCCAGATATTGTCATGTATGAGGATGAGGACGAGACTTCACCTTTCATGTTTAGGACTTGGAATTCAATTTTTGAAGGAGCGAGCTCACAGCCAAGCTTGTTGTTGCTAGTGATATTGTAGAGATTGACTTCTAGTGCACCATTTTTCTGCATAATGCCAATCATTGCCCTGGTCCCAACCATCTCTGGCCTGTGTCCTGGGTTCAAACCCCACGCAATCCATTCCACTCCCGCGTACTCGCTTATGCCGAAAATGATTTCAACTTCGGCAGTTTTGTTATGGGAGTTCGGGATGTAGTTCCAGCCCAATTCAGCTTTAAGAGTGGATAGTTTTCTGCAATTTGTAATGTTGGATTTCTTGATGAGATCATTGAAAGCCTCACTGCAAGAGGACTGACCAAATTTGAAGAGAAGGGAGTGAAAAGCCAGTAAGAGAAAGACTGATTTGGTAGAGGCGAACATACTTTTCGGCTATATCCTATTGATCTCTATGTGGCTGATTTGAGTTTATGCTTATATATTAAAGGAACTAGTTTTAAGCCTTGAAGTTTGGATAAAATTAGAAGTAAGCATCATTCTCTTTTGATCAAAGTAAGAGTTCTGGAGAAGTTATACGCATATTTAAGTACTCTCCATCTCTTTTATTGTTCTGTATGGCCTAAATCAAGGCAGGTGCTTTTAGAAAAACGTTTGAAACTTCAAGATTACCCTATCAGTATTCAGCCTCCGTCTTCAAAAAGTGTCTAATAAACAGTTGGGCAATTCCTATTTTGCAGTAAGAAGTAAAATCCACACACACAATACAGTTCGCTCAATAATGCTCTCCAGTGCTGCAACAGTTCATTGGGGCTGGATCTTGATAAAAATTGGTTCGGAATTAGAATCGTTCATTGGCGTGGCCCAAGTGGGCATTGATGTGAATCAACGATGATTTGAAGAACGATGGTTGGTTTGTCATtagttttttctttaataaagttTGGTTCACTTGACTTTCTTTGCCTTTGGTTTGTGTGTTGATGTACTCTGTTATGATTCCTTGCAACATATAACTAGGGAAGCAACTGATTTTCTAACATCAGTCGAAAAGCCAAGGCTTTCTTGGTCCATACATGTTGGAGATTCTATTTTGGAACATAGAAAATGAGAAAAGGAAATACGAAACATAAATGTAAACATATGTAATCCAAAAATAACACGAACACGAACAAAAATAGTTATCTGTTAGATTTCATATTCCGGTTCTTAGCACTCACTTGATTCCATTTTTGTAccaaaaaacaaaaaggaagtTTGATGTACAATCTGACAACTGTTTCAACCTgtttcatttatataaatataaatatttatatttttatatgtatggATAGTAGATTAGATGATAAAATGGCTGCATAGGAAGTTGGGTTGAGAAGAGTTTTTGTTTCATGTCATTTTGGCACATATGCTTTACCCCATAGATCAAGAAATTCCAACAACGTTTGCTTTTTATAAACTGAGCAAACTAGATTCCTATGCCTTTAACTTTGCTCTTGTGTAAGTTTTCTAAAGCTATGTTTAAATCATATTGTTTGGCAAcacttaaaaaataattttttatttaattaattaaaaatttgacaattaacaTAAATGTGTTTAAACATAAAATTtgactattttttatttattattttttttaattttaattaaaatttattaaattttgaaaataaaattttaccaaacacaacctatactttccaaatttttttaaacagtttttaatttttttttctctcttctttaaatcaacacctcatattgttaaacaaaaaataaaaataaaaatgatcaaacgcgtttattatttttatttttaaaaacaaaaaacaaaaatagttaccaaacatatttttattttttaataaaaaataaaaataaaataatatttttatttttgcatttaaaaaattcaaaaataaaatttttagcaAACAGGCTATGTCGACATTTTTTATTTTCTCGAAGGAAACCTTGATAtagattattttatttatttatttaattcatatcacATCTTAATTTTTTAGGGGaatacatttttttaatttaaaaaagttacattaaatttaactattttttttaatatttaacattTTTGTTATTAgcctaaaaaaaagaaaaagaattccCAAGAATTCAATTTATCTAACTCCTGAAGTCAAAAtttcaagtatttaaaagaaagccaaacaaatatatgtataaaaatatttataatattcgtATCATGAGATTCACGTGCAAGGAATAGACAAGGCAAGAATAGTAATGTTTTCGGAGGTGTGGTACATAAGAATCTTTAGCCAATATCTCTTCTACATAAAAAGaatttcttctatataaaaaaaaatgtgttagtGTGTATGTAACaaatatttttagttttatatatatattttttaattttaagagaatatttcacatatttaacgaaatatatttttgaaatcaaataaaaataaaattttatttattatactaatataaattcaaatattataaaatataattatatactttttaattatattaatataaattcaatgttataaaatatcattataataataataataatatttaatattagattaaatatttattaattatattcaaatgttataaaatattattattataataatatgtaacatataatatataatcttaatttttataaaattttactagaataaatatttagtaattatattaatataaaactaaatatttaataattatattaatataaattcacatgttataaaactagatatttgttattacaataatatatgataaatatattatatataagtgtcgtgtgtgtacaaatagtatgactgtTTAACTAAATAGGAAATtggaataacatttatcttctatcaagaataaataaatttattctccgatcattgatgtgtgatttgaataatattatcatgaatgttttgtaccttgAATATAGTAGTTTGTGATTTAAgaggttatcatattattttattttaaaaataaaatcacaaacaattttttggtttaatttctcttttaacaTGTTTATATCattctgttgacgccgtttttcgtcaacagtgaaagaagagcacgtaaacaatgaacagtgatggccaatataaatatgataatacaaaacacggtttttacgtggttcagcagttaaatctgcctagtccacgagtcttttttattaagctcaagatgatctctgaaaattcttcaaggatgaattcttcagagttttctctcaagattcaaaaattcggtcctttacaatggtgcatgatctctctatttatagagaggaatgcagaatactatcccacatactttgggtagttactctttatttgcaaataaatcaaatggctttaaatgcctgtaatctgatataaaaggaaacgtcccctgaagaccaggggtcgtataactaatcaaataatatcccatggttttaggggatttacattaataaatgtagaccacgtctcttatggacaacacttgaagatgttcaaggttattatcatatatctccaaggccttattctcccaggtcttacatcaactttcgagctaatgacatctcccgaggtcacatggatttcgagatcgtactcgcgtcaggctcggaacccctgatctgaggtcatccctgaggatagatgcatctCGGGTGCTACCCCTTCGAGATTGTGTGGAGttcgaggccaccatattcgaagtcgtctcagctttgcaggctcgatgtctagtcttggaacatacttcagactttacgagttcattcgctgcgaatccagctttcgaggtcacatttaacatggcttgAAATCtaggtataacatcttgccccctcaaaagtatttgttcgaatcctaagagaaggaaacttttgaactactttcttcgggaaccgtatcGTCAtatacttgaaaatggacacgcgtcatttgggtattgctcatttatggtacttgagtaccttggaaacctgcccacgatcattcgtctgccaccttttcggtaccatcatgtccttgacccctgaccgttggatttcacgaggattctggccaatggctcaaaTTAATCCTTTTTATCACTTTTCTCCCTTTATATTCAagatcttcttcttcctcttattttacacgcatcagaaacaaaaaagggaaaagacgaaaccagaggccatcctAGAGAACCTCTTTctcgtgcatgttctctcagccgaaaaAACAAAGGACCTCCGATTTGTTCAAGTCCGTgagctcatatttgcagcctctccttcagtcagtgatttctctgcaatctccattattgtgtaagtgtccaatctttgtttttttttttattttccctcATACCCGTTTCTGTTCATATTGTTCTTGCTATGtctttgaatgtactagtttattttcttagtacaaaacgttagggaatttttgtctgataggcttttatgttttaagtttccatactgggtttacatcactggttcatatccagttttgatgtttgaacaagattcctgttttctgggtttttaaaattttaaaagacgtTTCTTGCATATCAACATATTTGGGTGCAAAACCTTGGTTTTGAAAAGTGCACGATACCCAATGTTACCCTTTCTGAATAACCGCCAACTCTTTTCCCAGATAATTCGGGATTTTCAAAGTGTTATGctcactctcctcctttttcccgTAAGATACACGTTCTGATTCTTTAATAAGGGTTTTAATTTCGAACTCGCTTCGTCCATAAGACCCGAGCTTGTCCTGTCAGGCTCGTAACCTTTGAACttttgcatgcatggccctcaccattttttctttctcgctagatgtcacagaatctggaaagacggtgggggtcgttgctggaaatcccttactcgccaaaaaccctgagcccggagtcgctgttcgctcggaatcaacgtcaAATTCgtgagtacgagcttgcgcgcgagcaggaggatattcgagctcattatcgccgccaaattgacgaggtcatagagaagaagaggagaactcttcgggaggccctttatccagagtccaattcagggcctaggccgattcccctcgaccccgcattAAAGGTCACCGTCGCTTTTAGTCtaggagaacttcaattttcattgatgggggagccttcttcatcgtagccgaggaaagaaatctttgaggccgagcactattggagctcggttacctcgacaagtaagataactgacattctggccctccatggcctcaggttgtcaagttccttgaagtgtcgagctccggccgctCACGAATGAAGCTGTTACGCCCccgagccaggaacacatgaaggcgggggcgctgttgcctttgaagtcttttttcaaggacttcacggattttgttgggttggctccgttccagctcaacaccaattcttacagggttctgtctgccctgaggtcgctataccacgagctggagtgggaagggccttcacctcaggagattttatatctcttttgtctgaaaagcaacccctcccgagctcagggaggagatggcttttactacctttcgagctatcccaaagagaaaaaggttttTGAAGATCTCCCTAATCACCCACCTGATTTaaaaaaagccttcttctggacagatggcctgtccccatctcgacactactcgttcaggcggattcgtaagtattctagttttctttatctctgtgctcgggattttagcTGTAAGACCcgtatttagttgaaatgtgtcttgctttcCAGCGAATTTTCAGCGTCCTACTCCTGATgaggcaatgaaggggcatagagaAACCCTGCTCCAACTTCctcatggcaggaggtccctcttgtaccttttacatgaggataagctccgaaaatgcggacttttgggagagggccagtccacctttgactagTCCAATACAAAGTAtgaacattgggagcaggtgcctttgcccacaggcgtcctcccttcgaggagagaggtgaggcccccacttccagttcgcagaaggagtccgccatcggggaacgaggctaatgacgaagcctcgagttcggactcggatgaaggtaaagccctccttacctcgagaatgtggtcccccaccttactaaagcatAAGCCCGATAGGATAGTTTCATGCCcgcatgatagataccacttctacatatggagttgggtagacgcttgtgttcataggtttgatagttggctcgggaagtatgacaccatgtatacttcagacgaggtgtggaacgggatagctgtccaatacgggaccaatgattatagggacctttcgaggttgacatccacctatagggaaggtactccccccgcctcttctgaagatgggggaatttcatggtccctgagctctagttcgggggagagttccagttaggtcttttctttacttggttttttttttctctttttttttttcaagcttattatcattatgtctaactccGATTGGAACTGTGCTGGTGCCATGGACTCTGGCCTCGACAATATCATCGAGAGTGGTGGTGCCaaaaggagcaagcgtcccagggcaAGGTCGCGAAAGG
The Humulus lupulus chromosome 6, drHumLupu1.1, whole genome shotgun sequence DNA segment above includes these coding regions:
- the LOC133784114 gene encoding cytochrome b561 and DOMON domain-containing protein At3g25290-like; translated protein: MFASTKSVFLLLAFHSLLFKFGQSSCSEAFNDLIKKSNITNCRKLSTLKAELGWNYIPNSHNKTAEVEIIFGISEYAGVEWIAWGLNPGHRPEMVGTRAMIGIMQKNGALEVNLYNITSNNKLGCELAPSKIEFQVLNMKGEVSSSSSYMTISGTLVLDTQAYNVKMLNHVWQVGYDADRETLVPRPHSFSLQNFDSSETLNLTYGGDSQGVGRHRRYLRTVHGILNIVGWGILLPVGVIVARYFRKFPVEWRNWFSLHLGCQIVGYILGTAGWGIGLWLGRASRHYSFKTHQLLGIFIFTFTTLQMLALRLRPKPHDDYRKYWDMYHHFLGYALLAAIAVNMFQGIAILKPDTTWKWAYIAVLMALGVATLTLEIVTWTKFCRQREMKKKKKDSTQESQQGQSASNNNASKP